In the Xanthobacteraceae bacterium genome, CGCTCGCGGAACGTGGTGATCGAATTCCCCAGCTATCAGGCGGCGGTCGATTGCTACCATTCGCCGGAATACGCGCACGCCATCTCGATCCGCGCGCCGATCTCGGAAGGCGACATCGTCATCATCGAAGGGTACGACGGCCCGCAGCCGTCTTAACGCTGCCTCGACGGCGCTGCTTTCCCGCTCCGCGCGGTCACGCTATACCCGCGCGCGTATTCTGGAGCGCGCGAAATGGCCGATCTTCGTCTCGTCATCGCCGGTGCCGGCGGCCGCATGGGCCGCACGTTGCTGCGCGCGATTTACGAAGTGCCGGGTTTCGCGCTGGCGGGGGCGGTTGATCGTGAAGGTGCGGCCGAAATCGGCGCGGATACCGGCTTGCTTGCAGGACATGAGCCTTCCGGCGTTAAGGTCGTGGCCGGCGCGCTGCCACTAGTGGCGCAGGCCGACGCGATCATCGACTTCACCACGCCCGCTTCGACCGTCGAACTGGCCGCGCTCGCGGCACAGGCGCGCATCGTGCATGTGATCGGCACCACCGGCCTGTCGGATGCCGACGACAAGAAACTTGAAGCGGCCGCGCGCCATGCGGCGCTGATCAAGTCCGGCAACATGAGCCTCGGCGTCAACCTGCTGGCCGCGCTGGTGAAGCGCGCTGCCGCCGCGCTTGGCCCGGACTTCGACATTGAAGTGCTGGAGATGCATCACAACAGGAAGGTCGATGCGCCATCCGGCACCGCGCTGCTGCTCGGCAATGCAGCGGCGGAAGGGCGCGGGATCGACCTCGCGAAGAACTCGGTTCGCTCCCGCGACGGGCATACCGGCGCGCGCAAGGCGGGCGACATCGGTTTTGCCACGCTGCGCGGCGGCACCGTGGTCGGAGAGCACAGCGTGATTTTCGCGGGCGCATCCGAGCGCATCGAACTGACCCACAAGGCCGAGGACCGCATGATCTTCGCGCGCGGCGCGCTTGCGGCAGCGAAGTGGGGCAAGGGAAAGAAGCCCGGCATCTATTCGATGGCGGACGTGCTCGGTCTTTCGTAACGGCAATGAAGTCGAAGCCGCTCCCCGCGCTTTTTATTCTGTTACTGGTCGCGCTCTATATTTATTTTCTCGGCACGCCGTTTGTTTCGCGGGTCACGGGAATTGCGCCGCGCCCGATTTCCCTGATCGCCGGTCTCGCGGTGTTTCTGCTCGGCGCGGCAGTCATGATTGCCGCCGGCATCACCGCCCGGCGTGGAAAATAGCCGTGGACGAAACGCCACCGCGCCGCTCGGCCGCGCATCGTATCGGACTGGTGCTGGCCGCGCCGATGATCTTTCTCGCAGGCTTCGTGGTCTATCGCTATGCCCGCGGCGAGTTTCCGGGGCTGGAAACGCGGAGCGACCTTGCGCTGCTGCTCGGCTTCCTTGCGGGGACGGCCGCTTTGTTTTACCTCACGCCGCACGCGGCGGTACGGATGGCCCGGCACGTCGCGGCGAGTATCGCGCGCATAAAGATCAGGAAGTGAAAAAATGGAACGTCTGCTGGTTCTTGTCCGTCATGGCCAGAGTGAGTGGAACCTGAAGAACCTTTTCACGGGCTGGCGCGATGTCGACCTCACCGAACAGGGCGTATCCGAAGCCAAGGCCGCCGGGCAGAAGTTGAAGGCGCGTGGCATCCAGTTCGATGTCGCTTACACCTCCGCGCTGAAGCGCGCGCAGCGCACGCTGGGGCTGGTGCTCGACGAGATGAGCCAGGGCGGCATTACGGTTCACAAGGACAAGGCGCTGAACGAGCGCGACTACGGCGATCTGAACGGATTGAACAAGGACGACGCCCGCAAGAAATGGGGCGAGGAGCAGGTTCACATCTGGCGGCGCTCCTACGACACGCCGCCGCCGGGCGGCGAAAGCCTGAAGGATACGGTCGCGCGCGCGCTTCCCTATTACGTGCAGCACATCCTGCCCGGTGTGCTGCGCGGCGAGCGCACGCTGGTCGCTGCGCACGGCAATTCGCTGCGTGCGTTAATCATGGTGCTGGAGAATCACACCCCCGAAAGCATCATCAAGCGCGAACTCGCGACCGGCGTGCCGATCATCTACAGGCTGAACGCCGACGCGACGGTCGCGGAGAAGCTCGATCTCGCGTCCTGAAGTCAGCCGAACAGTTTGCGTTGCAGGATCGGCCCGGTGATTACGCCAAGCGCCGCCCCGGCGCCGATTCCGGCATAGCGCGCGATCGCGGATGTAATATTCAGTCCGCCCAGGATCAGCATGATCGCGACAATGAAAAACGCAACGCAAATTGCCATGGAAACAATAGCCTGCCAGCTCATACGAATACCCCCAAAGAGGGACAGCATGATGCGGCGTGGGCAGGGGATCAAGCCGTTCAGGTAATCAACCGTGCCTGTTCCCAGCCGAGCATTGCGCGTTTTCGCGTCAATCCCCAGTGATAGCCGGTAAGCGCACCGCTTACGCCAACGATGCGGTGACACGGCACCACGAATGAAATCGGGTTTTTCCCGACCGCTGCGCCGACCGCGCGCGCCGCATTGTCCTTGCCGATTTTCTTCGCAACGTCGCTATAGGTCGCCGCGCGGCCG is a window encoding:
- the dapB gene encoding 4-hydroxy-tetrahydrodipicolinate reductase; the encoded protein is MADLRLVIAGAGGRMGRTLLRAIYEVPGFALAGAVDREGAAEIGADTGLLAGHEPSGVKVVAGALPLVAQADAIIDFTTPASTVELAALAAQARIVHVIGTTGLSDADDKKLEAAARHAALIKSGNMSLGVNLLAALVKRAAAALGPDFDIEVLEMHHNRKVDAPSGTALLLGNAAAEGRGIDLAKNSVRSRDGHTGARKAGDIGFATLRGGTVVGEHSVIFAGASERIELTHKAEDRMIFARGALAAAKWGKGKKPGIYSMADVLGLS
- a CDS encoding DUF1330 domain-containing protein, which encodes MAKGYWIARVDVRDDDIYGKYRDANAIAFKKYGARFVVRGGKFENPEGSSRSRNVVIEFPSYQAAVDCYHSPEYAHAISIRAPISEGDIVIIEGYDGPQPS
- a CDS encoding 2,3-bisphosphoglycerate-dependent phosphoglycerate mutase, producing the protein MERLLVLVRHGQSEWNLKNLFTGWRDVDLTEQGVSEAKAAGQKLKARGIQFDVAYTSALKRAQRTLGLVLDEMSQGGITVHKDKALNERDYGDLNGLNKDDARKKWGEEQVHIWRRSYDTPPPGGESLKDTVARALPYYVQHILPGVLRGERTLVAAHGNSLRALIMVLENHTPESIIKRELATGVPIIYRLNADATVAEKLDLAS